The DNA sequence TCTCCTACAGGAAAGATTTCGGTAACGCTTTCTTTACAATCCCCATAAAAACCAATGGCAGAAGCGGAAATAACGGTTTTAGGAGGAGAATATAAACGAGATAATACTTGAGATAGTAACCAAGTATCACGGCATCTACTATTGAATAGCTTTTTGCGGTATTTCTTTGTCCATCTATGAGCAATAGGAGCTCCTGCCAAATGAAAAACCGCATCAAAACCTTCAAATTCTTGTTTAGAGAATTGCCCTTCTATAGGATCCCAATAGACAGTATCAGAGCTCATTTCTTGTTTATGGCGCACTAGCCTCATAACATCATGACCTGCTAGGCGTAAAAAATTAGTAAGTTGAGAGCCTATAAATCCATTGGCTCCACTTACTAAAATCTTCAAAGGGACGCTTGAGTATTTGTAGATGAATTCAAGATCTTCTTTCATGATTTTTTGATGCCATTTTAAAAATCGTACAAATTGCTTAGCTATAAGGCTTTCTAAAAGAGAAATAGAGTCAAATCCTATCTTATCACTCAAAATGCAGGATTGAGAATCAATGGGATTAAAGCGGTAAATATGTAAATAGCGCTTGAAAGGGCCCTTTATTTGTTTATCTCTAAATTCTTGATTAAGCTTGAAATTTTTATGTTCTAAAATCCATCTAAAGAAAAACGGTCCTATATAAATTTTTAATCCTACCTGCATTTTATTACAGGGTGAAGGATCGAATAAAAAATCGGTTTTTACCCAAGGTGGCAACAGCCTTTTTAAGGCTTCAGGGCGTAATGCCCAAGCAAAAGCAAAATCACAAGGCACTTCAACTGATAACTTAACTTTTATATCCATGCTTACTCCATCGATGATAAACCTGTAGTGCTCTTTTGCGTGCGAGATCATGCTCTACTATGGGGTAGGGATAGTTTTTTCCCAAATAAACACCCGCTTCTTCTAACACAGACTTAGGACTTAAATGTGGGGTGTGAATCCATGAATTAGACAACTTTCTCAATTCAGGAACAAATTGACGTACATATTCTGCTTTTGGATCAAATTTTTTTCCCTGGATAAATGGATTAAATATACGAAAATAAGGGGCTGCATCCGCACCACATCCTGCACACCATTGCCAACCTAAGGTATTGTTTGCAAGATCTGCATCCACTAAAGTATCCCAAAACCATTTTGCTCCTTCTTGCCAAGGAACATTTAAGTCTTTAATCAAAAAAGAAGCAACGATCATACGAACTCGATTGTGCATCCAACCTAGTTGCCATAATTGCCGCATGCCAGCATCGACAATAGGGATTCCTGTCAGGCCTTTTTGCCAAATCCTAAGCCATTTTGCATTGCTTTTCCAAGGAAAATGGGTGAATTCTGCTTTTAGAGGTTTCGAAGGAGTATGAGGAAAAGCAATTAAAAGATGATAAGCAAATTCTCGCCATCCTATTTCTCTAAGAAAAACCTCTGCATGAGTACTCTTTAACAAATCTTCGAAAATTCTTTTTACAGAGATCTCACCAAAATGCAAATGAGGAGAAAGCATGGATGTTCCCATTTCTGCAGGAAAATCACGTCCACGAGTATATTGATGTATCTTACCCCTCAAGAAATGCTTCCATTTTCTTAAAGCGTTATCTTCTCCTGGCTGCCAAAGAAAAGAAAAATCTTTAGCCCAAGGAATATGCGGTAATAAATTTAATGTATGTAAAGATACATGTTTAGAATAGGAAACTAATCGTAATTTTTTTGTAATTTTACCCTCTGGCTTACCTACCTCTTGTTTTAAGCAACATCGCCAAAAAGGAGTGAATACTTGATAGGGATTTCCTTGCTTAGTAGTAATTTGGCCAGGTGTAAATAATAGATTCGCATGAAATCTTTTTGCTATGCAATTCTTTGCAGAAGCTAGCTTGATCAGTTTTTTTTCACGTATTAACGCACTTGGCTCATAACAGCAATTCCAAACTATATGTTTTGCATCTGCCTTATCTATAATCTTTTGCAATGCATGCAAAGTTGTACCTTGAAAAAAAAATAAATCAAGATCCAGAGCTCTTAAATTTTTTTGCAAAGATTGCAGAGAATAATGTAGCCACCAACGAGAGCTTGAACCCATTGACCAGTTTTTATCCTCTTCTGGATCAAATATATATATGGGCAAGACAGGGAGCTGTAGTTGAGAAGCATATTTTAAGGCAGGATTATCTTGAATTCGCAGATCGCGTTGAAACCAAATAACTGTTGTCATAAATACAAAGATAAAAAAGCGTAAGAATTCTTAAAAACCATCCTTACGCCTCATATAAACTACATTTTACAACTACCGCCCTTATCTTTTGAGCAGCAGCAGCACATATGCCTCCAGTGAGGAATCCAGCGCAAACTCCAAAGACCAGCTAGACCTATTAGTGCGTAAACTAAGCGACTTAAGCCAGCCATTTGGCTTCCAAATAACCAAGCGACAAAATCAAACTGAAAAAAGCCTATTAAGCCCCAGTTTAAAGCTCCAATTACAATTAAAAGAAAAGCGAGAGTATTTAAAAACTTCATTTGTTCCTCCTTAATACTCCATGCATGCCCGTTTCAAGGCAACATGTCCCGTTAGCATCATCTTAGAAACTTTTTATTCATTTGTCATCTTTTTTTTTTAAATAGGTGTTTTTAACCGACATCCTACTCTTTTTAATAGACCGCACAGCATTTCTCTCCGGAAAGAATCAGCTTTTTCCAAATTATGATGAATCATAGATAAGCATGGGTCTTTTTGATCTAATAAACCCGGTAAATATTCAAAATGAACACCGCTTAATAGCGCTTTTCCCTGTCCACGGTTAATTTCGACAATTGCAGGTGGGGTTTGAGGTAAATCAAGATAACAGGATAATATTTTTATTTCTGAAGAGTTAGAGCTAAAAAAACACCCTCCATTAAAATAAACATACAAAGAATGACTGCGCCAATTAATTAGAGCATTACAAGCTCCTTTAGAAGAGTTATACGTATATTTTCCTACTCCATAAGCTGGACCTTTAGCAATTCCAGGAAAAAAACACAAAGAACGCTCGTCCAAAATTTCCAAGCTTGTTCCTTTTTCAAATTCAATTCTTTCACATGCAAAATAAGCTCCTGCGCAAATTCCCAAATAATTGCCTTCTTCCTCTACATAAGAGCGAATTTTATCGGTTCCCTTTCCAGCTAAGGCGCTTTGATAAAAGACATCCCTACCTCCAGGCATAATAAATAGCTGCGTATCCTTTTCCCAATTTTCTTCTATAACAGATCTAGCATCTAGCCTTTTTATTTTCATCTCAGGACTAAGCTCTTGTTTTAAGCTATGAACCAAATGCTTCAAAGAAACCCCATCTACTCCTTTATCTGTGTAAATTACAACCTGGTTTTTCATAGAGAACCTCCTTTATTTCTACCTAAGCTCCTCTCATAAAAGAGTATACTCTGAAGACTATGTAGAAAATACCTTTCTTTATGTTTAACTATGTACAGAATACCTATTTTAAAGCATATCATTTCAAATGAAAGAAAAAGAAATTATTCAATATACTATTAAAAATTCTTCTCTTGGATTAATTTTAATAGCAACAAGCACACAGGGTCTTTGCGCAGTTCTTTTAGGAGACAATTTCCAAGATCTTAAGATCGATCTTCAACATCTTCTTCCCATTGCCCTATTGAATGAATACAAAGAAATGGCTGAAGCATCCCAAATTTTGGATTTGATTAAAGACCCTTCAAGACAATTTAATATTCCTCTCGATGAGAGAGGAACCGCTTTTCAAAAATATGTTTGGAGAAAACTGCGTGAGATACCTGTAGGATCAATTATGAGCTACACCGATATTGCAAAAAAAATACATGCACCTAAATCCTTTCGAGCAGTAGCTAGAGCTTGTGCAGCAAATACATTAGCTATCATCACTCCTTGCTATCGTGTTGTACGAAAAAATGGCATGCTATCTGATCACCGATGGGGTATACAGAGGAAAAAAATTTTATTACAACGCGAAAGTGCCTATTTTCACAATCGCATAGGAAAATCCACCTCTAATCTAGAAGATCTATCTGAATTTAACCTTACTCCTAGGTATAAACCGTATACATTAACTTAAAATATTTTTAAAAAAAATACTTTTACTTATTTTGATTAACCAATCAAAAGAAGTAAATCAACATTATTTTTCCCTTTACAGACAAAGAAAGAAAAATTATAGTAGCCATTCGTATTCAGCTCTTTTAAGGAATTTAAATGACAAAGTTTGATGAAGAAGATCTTGAAAAGCTTAATAAACTTTCTCGTCTTGGTGAAGCAACACATGAGGAAAAAAAAGCCATATCTAAGCATTTAAAAAAAGTGTTAGGTTATATGGAATTGCTTTCTGAAATTGACACAACGGATATCCCTACTTGTTATCAAGTGGGAGAAATCCAAAATAGTGTCACAAGAGATGACATAGCCATGAACACCTTATCTAGAGAGCAGTTTTTAGAAAATGCTCCTTCCTATGTAGGCGGTATGATTCGTGTGCCTACAGTAATTAATTTTTCTAACTAAAGAGTTTTTGTACATGTATCGACTATCCGCCCGTGCTATTCGTGAGGAATTTTGCAAAAAAAAGATATCCGCTAAACAAATTGCGGAAAAGACGTTAGAGCGAATTTCCCTGCATGATGAAAAAATTGGTGCTTTTCTATCTGTAATGGAAGAGCGGGTAATGCTAAAAGCTGCTGAATTAGATCGCAAAAGAGGTTCAGGCAAGCCACTAGGCGCTTTAGCAGGTGTACCTGTTTCTATTAAAGACAACATTCATATTCAAGGAGAAAAAACAACCTGCGCTTCTAAGTTTTTAGAAAACTATAAAGCGGTTTTTGATGCAACTGTAGTTAGACTTTTAGAAGAAGCAGATGCATTAATCATTGGTAAAACCAATCTTGATGAATTTGCCATGGGATCTTCTACAGAAAATTCTGCTTATCAATTAACTAAAAACCCTTGGGATCTTAAATGTACACCAGGTGGATCATCTGGAGGATCTGCCGCATCTGTAGCAGCGCGTTTTTGCCCTATTTCTCTAGGAACAGATACAGGCGGATCTATCAGACAACCAGCTGCTTTTTGTGGAATTGTAGGATTTAAGCCTACGTACGGAAAAGTCTCTCGTTATGGTTTGGTAGCCTTTGCTTCTTCTCTAGATCAGATTGGTCCTTTGACCTACGATGTAAAAGATGCCGCTTTATGCATGCAGGTGATTTCAAAACACTGCTCTTATGACTCCACCAGCATTAAATCCCCTTCAGAAGACTATTTAAAAAAACTGGATCAACCCATTCACGGTCAAACAATTGGCATTCCCTATAGTTGTTTAAGTGAATTAGATCCTGGGTCTAAGGAACATTTTTTAGAAGCCGTAGAGGTTTTTAAAAAATTAGGCGTAACCATTGTAGATGTAGATTTAAATCTGCTAAAATATGCAATTGCTGTCTACTACATTCTAGCTACAGCAGAAGCCTCTACAAACCTTGCGCGTTTTGATGGCATTCGTTATGGCAAACGAGCAGAGGAAGCAAAAACCCTCGAAGAGATTTATATACTCTCTAGGCAAGAAGGCTTTGGAGCAGAAGTAAAAAAACGCATTTTACTAGGTACTTATGTTCTCTCTTCTGGTTATCAAGAGGCATATTGTAAAAAAGCACAAAAAGTACGCACTTTGTTAATCCAAATGTTTCAGAAAGCCTTTGCTAAATGCAGCATAATTGCTATGCCAACATCTCCTTTAACAAGCTTTCCTTTAGGCAAGTTTCAAGATCCTGTACAGCTTTATCTACAAGATGTTTTCACTGTATCTGCAAATCTAGCAGGACTGCCAGCAATTAGTGTACCTAATGGATTTAGTAAGGAAAACCTCCCTTACGGCCTGCAGCTCATTGGGCCTTATATGCATGATACAG is a window from the Candidatus Rhabdochlamydia porcellionis genome containing:
- a CDS encoding cryptochrome/photolyase family protein, which gives rise to MTTVIWFQRDLRIQDNPALKYASQLQLPVLPIYIFDPEEDKNWSMGSSSRWWLHYSLQSLQKNLRALDLDLFFFQGTTLHALQKIIDKADAKHIVWNCCYEPSALIREKKLIKLASAKNCIAKRFHANLLFTPGQITTKQGNPYQVFTPFWRCCLKQEVGKPEGKITKKLRLVSYSKHVSLHTLNLLPHIPWAKDFSFLWQPGEDNALRKWKHFLRGKIHQYTRGRDFPAEMGTSMLSPHLHFGEISVKRIFEDLLKSTHAEVFLREIGWREFAYHLLIAFPHTPSKPLKAEFTHFPWKSNAKWLRIWQKGLTGIPIVDAGMRQLWQLGWMHNRVRMIVASFLIKDLNVPWQEGAKWFWDTLVDADLANNTLGWQWCAGCGADAAPYFRIFNPFIQGKKFDPKAEYVRQFVPELRKLSNSWIHTPHLSPKSVLEEAGVYLGKNYPYPIVEHDLARKRALQVYHRWSKHGYKS
- the gatA gene encoding Asp-tRNA(Asn)/Glu-tRNA(Gln) amidotransferase subunit GatA yields the protein MYRLSARAIREEFCKKKISAKQIAEKTLERISLHDEKIGAFLSVMEERVMLKAAELDRKRGSGKPLGALAGVPVSIKDNIHIQGEKTTCASKFLENYKAVFDATVVRLLEEADALIIGKTNLDEFAMGSSTENSAYQLTKNPWDLKCTPGGSSGGSAASVAARFCPISLGTDTGGSIRQPAAFCGIVGFKPTYGKVSRYGLVAFASSLDQIGPLTYDVKDAALCMQVISKHCSYDSTSIKSPSEDYLKKLDQPIHGQTIGIPYSCLSELDPGSKEHFLEAVEVFKKLGVTIVDVDLNLLKYAIAVYYILATAEASTNLARFDGIRYGKRAEEAKTLEEIYILSRQEGFGAEVKKRILLGTYVLSSGYQEAYCKKAQKVRTLLIQMFQKAFAKCSIIAMPTSPLTSFPLGKFQDPVQLYLQDVFTVSANLAGLPAISVPNGFSKENLPYGLQLIGPYMHDTEVLRFGYAFESATSFTNIVPPLFDNKVRK
- a CDS encoding methylated-DNA--[protein]-cysteine S-methyltransferase; translated protein: MKEKEIIQYTIKNSSLGLILIATSTQGLCAVLLGDNFQDLKIDLQHLLPIALLNEYKEMAEASQILDLIKDPSRQFNIPLDERGTAFQKYVWRKLREIPVGSIMSYTDIAKKIHAPKSFRAVARACAANTLAIITPCYRVVRKNGMLSDHRWGIQRKKILLQRESAYFHNRIGKSTSNLEDLSEFNLTPRYKPYTLT
- a CDS encoding BPL-N domain-containing protein, whose translation is MKNQVVIYTDKGVDGVSLKHLVHSLKQELSPEMKIKRLDARSVIEENWEKDTQLFIMPGGRDVFYQSALAGKGTDKIRSYVEEEGNYLGICAGAYFACERIEFEKGTSLEILDERSLCFFPGIAKGPAYGVGKYTYNSSKGACNALINWRSHSLYVYFNGGCFFSSNSSEIKILSCYLDLPQTPPAIVEINRGQGKALLSGVHFEYLPGLLDQKDPCLSMIHHNLEKADSFRREMLCGLLKRVGCRLKTPI
- the gatC gene encoding Asp-tRNA(Asn)/Glu-tRNA(Gln) amidotransferase subunit GatC, which translates into the protein MTKFDEEDLEKLNKLSRLGEATHEEKKAISKHLKKVLGYMELLSEIDTTDIPTCYQVGEIQNSVTRDDIAMNTLSREQFLENAPSYVGGMIRVPTVINFSN
- a CDS encoding DUF378 domain-containing protein translates to MKFLNTLAFLLIVIGALNWGLIGFFQFDFVAWLFGSQMAGLSRLVYALIGLAGLWSLRWIPHWRHMCCCCSKDKGGSCKM
- a CDS encoding TIGR01777 family oxidoreductase, which gives rise to MDIKVKLSVEVPCDFAFAWALRPEALKRLLPPWVKTDFLFDPSPCNKMQVGLKIYIGPFFFRWILEHKNFKLNQEFRDKQIKGPFKRYLHIYRFNPIDSQSCILSDKIGFDSISLLESLIAKQFVRFLKWHQKIMKEDLEFIYKYSSVPLKILVSGANGFIGSQLTNFLRLAGHDVMRLVRHKQEMSSDTVYWDPIEGQFSKQEFEGFDAVFHLAGAPIAHRWTKKYRKKLFNSRCRDTWLLSQVLSRLYSPPKTVISASAIGFYGDCKESVTEIFPVGEGFLSSLCQQWEMALEAIEQRGCRVVYARFGIVLGAKGGMLCQILPLYRLGLGGKIGSGNQYLSWIGIDDTVSALYHLLMTESLKKAVNLVAPYPVKQKEFSAILADKLHRPHFFHLPSALISLALGDMGKEMLLTSAQVYPQKLLETGYSFRYPDLQEALNWVM